In one window of Candidatus Kinetoplastibacterium blastocrithidii (ex Strigomonas culicis) DNA:
- the carA gene encoding glutamine-hydrolyzing carbamoyl-phosphate synthase small subunit — protein MLSQIFQNTKKLSPAVLALSCGQVFKGRSIGAQGYAVAEIVFNTSMTGYQEIMTDASYSGQIVTLTYPHIGNTGVNDEDIESNHVSVSGLVIRNCTDRMSNFRAIQSLPEYLIKNGIVAISDIDTRRLTRIIRENGSQGACILVGEDEDRALELARGFSGMSGKDLAKDISTDISLAWNEGSWILGEGFSKGSASKFHVVAYDFGIKTNILRLLVDRGCRVTIVPAKTSAIDVMKLNPDGVFLSNGPGDPEPCTYAVDAAKFFMEKKIPLFGICLGHQIMGLAVGAKTIKMKTGHHGANHPVQDLQSKRVFITSQNHGFAVDPTTLPNNAYVTHISLFDGSLQGFAMLDRPAFCFQGHPEASPGPVDIAILFDKFISLMGAGK, from the coding sequence GTGCTGTCTCAAATTTTTCAAAATACAAAAAAATTATCTCCAGCAGTGTTAGCTCTATCTTGTGGCCAGGTGTTTAAAGGCAGGTCTATAGGAGCTCAGGGCTATGCTGTTGCTGAAATAGTGTTTAATACATCAATGACCGGGTATCAGGAGATTATGACTGATGCTAGTTATAGCGGTCAGATAGTTACTCTTACCTATCCTCATATAGGGAATACTGGTGTTAATGATGAGGATATAGAGTCCAATCATGTCAGTGTTTCAGGGTTAGTTATTCGCAATTGTACCGACCGGATGTCTAATTTTAGAGCTATTCAATCGCTTCCTGAGTATTTAATTAAGAATGGAATAGTGGCTATTTCTGATATTGACACAAGAAGGCTTACTAGAATTATCAGAGAAAATGGTTCTCAAGGTGCCTGTATATTAGTTGGTGAGGATGAAGATCGTGCCTTAGAATTGGCTAGAGGATTTTCTGGAATGTCAGGGAAGGATTTAGCCAAAGATATATCTACAGATATATCTTTGGCTTGGAATGAGGGGTCATGGATCTTAGGCGAAGGTTTTTCCAAAGGGTCCGCCTCAAAGTTTCATGTTGTCGCATATGATTTTGGAATAAAGACTAATATATTACGTTTATTAGTAGATAGAGGATGCCGTGTAACAATAGTTCCAGCAAAAACTTCTGCTATTGATGTCATGAAATTAAATCCTGATGGCGTTTTTCTCTCCAATGGTCCAGGAGACCCTGAGCCTTGTACATATGCCGTTGATGCAGCTAAGTTTTTTATGGAAAAGAAAATTCCGTTATTTGGAATATGCTTAGGTCATCAAATAATGGGATTGGCGGTAGGAGCTAAGACTATTAAAATGAAAACAGGGCATCACGGAGCTAATCACCCTGTTCAGGATTTACAAAGTAAGCGAGTTTTTATAACTAGCCAAAATCATGGTTTTGCAGTTGACCCAACGACGTTGCCTAATAATGCCTATGTTACTCATATATCTTTATTCGATGGTTCATTGCAGGGCTTTGCTATGTTAGATCGTCCAGCTTTTTGTTTTCAGGGGCATCCTGAAGCTAGTCCTGGACCAGTAGATATTGCTATTTTGTTTGATAAGTTTATTAGCCTTATGGGCGCAGGAAAATAA
- the carB gene encoding carbamoyl-phosphate synthase large subunit has product MPKRTDLKSILIIGAGPIIIGQACEFDYSGAQACKALKSEGYRTILVNSNPATIMTDPETADVTYIEPVIWQAVEKIIEKEKPDAILPTMGGQTALNCALDLVRHGVLDKHNVQLIGANAHAIEKAEDRQKFKQAMNDIGLESARSGLAHSMEEAWSVQKDIAASNDSFGFPVVIRPSFTMGGSGGGIAYNSDEFEDICKRGLEASPTSELLIEESLLGWKEFEMEVIRDKADNCIIVCSIENLDPMGVHTGDSITVAPAQTLTDKEYQIMRSASIAVLREIGVDTGGSNVQFAVNPNNGRMVVIEMNPRVSRSSALASKATGFPIAKVAALLAVGFTLDELKNDITGKLTPASFEPSIDYVVTKVPRFAFEKFPTADSRLTTQMKSVGEVMAIGRTFQESFQKALRGLEVGVDGLNQKTIDRETLEVELGAPGPERIWYVGDAFAKKFTIEEVYALTKIDVWFLSQIKEIVDIELALEKKTLSDIDYDTLLELKRHGFSDARLAFLLDSSELEVRKLRHSFNIRPVYKRVDTCAAEFHTNTAYMYSTYEEECESNPSNKKKIIILGGGPNRIGQGIEFDYCCVHASLALREHGYETIMVNCNPETVSTDYDTSDRLYFEPLTLEDVLEIVYKEKPIGTIVQYGGQTPLKLARALEANGVPIIGTSPESIDIAEDRERFQKLLAKIGLRQPSNRTARTEVEALALASEIGYPLVVRPSYVLGGRAMEIVHEQKDLERYMREAVKVSNDSPVLLDSFLNNATEVDVDCLSDGEDVFVGGVMEHIEQAGVHSGDSACSIPPYSLSSDIVDEIKRQTRLIARSLNVKGLMNTQFAVQDGDIYVLEVNPRASRTIPYVSKATGLQLAKVAALVMSGISLSSQNISEESKSSYFSVKEAVFPFSKFPGVDTILGPEMKSTGEVMGIGKTFAEAFVKAQLGAGVRLPETGTVFISVKDQDKLLAIDVAKGLQSLGFHLVATKGTAAKLMSAGVKVREVNKVNEGRPNIVDMIRNGEIALVVNTVEERRNAIVDSKTIRVQSLANHVVCFTTIAGARAAVDGMQYLRNEEGLKVYSLQGIHSSLCK; this is encoded by the coding sequence ATGCCAAAGCGTACAGACCTAAAAAGTATTCTAATTATCGGGGCAGGTCCTATCATTATAGGTCAGGCTTGTGAGTTTGATTATTCTGGAGCACAAGCTTGTAAGGCTCTTAAATCTGAGGGATACCGTACTATTTTAGTTAATAGTAATCCTGCTACGATAATGACAGATCCAGAGACTGCTGATGTTACTTATATTGAGCCAGTAATTTGGCAAGCAGTTGAAAAAATTATTGAAAAAGAAAAACCAGATGCAATATTGCCAACCATGGGAGGTCAAACTGCATTAAACTGCGCTTTAGATTTAGTTCGTCATGGTGTTTTGGATAAGCATAATGTTCAGCTTATTGGGGCAAACGCTCATGCTATTGAGAAAGCAGAAGATCGTCAAAAATTCAAACAAGCCATGAATGATATAGGTCTTGAATCAGCTAGATCTGGTCTAGCCCATAGTATGGAAGAGGCATGGAGTGTTCAGAAAGATATTGCTGCTTCTAACGACTCTTTTGGTTTTCCTGTTGTCATTCGTCCTAGTTTTACTATGGGAGGATCGGGTGGTGGTATTGCATATAACTCTGATGAGTTTGAGGATATATGCAAACGTGGATTGGAGGCTTCTCCTACTAGTGAATTATTAATTGAGGAATCATTATTAGGCTGGAAAGAGTTTGAAATGGAAGTTATTCGTGATAAAGCGGATAATTGTATAATAGTATGCTCTATAGAGAACTTAGATCCCATGGGAGTACACACAGGAGACTCAATTACTGTGGCTCCCGCACAGACATTAACAGATAAAGAATATCAGATAATGCGTAGTGCTTCTATTGCGGTGTTACGTGAGATAGGTGTTGATACTGGTGGATCTAATGTTCAGTTTGCTGTAAATCCTAATAACGGCAGAATGGTTGTTATTGAAATGAACCCACGTGTTTCTAGATCATCAGCGCTTGCTTCTAAGGCTACTGGCTTCCCTATTGCTAAAGTTGCTGCATTACTTGCTGTTGGATTTACGCTTGATGAATTAAAAAATGATATTACTGGAAAATTAACCCCAGCGTCATTTGAACCGTCTATTGATTATGTTGTAACCAAAGTTCCTCGTTTTGCTTTTGAGAAATTTCCAACAGCTGATTCTCGATTGACAACTCAAATGAAATCTGTTGGTGAGGTTATGGCAATAGGCAGGACATTTCAAGAGTCATTTCAAAAAGCCTTGCGTGGACTAGAAGTTGGTGTTGATGGATTAAATCAGAAGACCATAGATAGGGAAACCTTAGAAGTAGAGCTTGGCGCTCCTGGACCAGAAAGGATATGGTATGTTGGAGATGCTTTTGCTAAAAAATTTACTATTGAGGAAGTTTATGCTCTAACAAAAATAGACGTTTGGTTTTTGTCTCAAATAAAAGAAATAGTTGATATCGAACTAGCTCTTGAGAAAAAAACCTTGTCGGATATTGATTATGATACTCTATTAGAGTTAAAGCGTCATGGTTTCTCAGATGCTCGTTTGGCTTTTTTGCTAGATTCTTCAGAGTTAGAGGTTCGTAAACTACGTCATAGTTTCAATATCAGACCTGTTTATAAACGTGTTGATACTTGCGCTGCGGAATTTCATACAAATACAGCTTATATGTATTCAACATATGAGGAAGAGTGTGAGTCTAATCCTTCTAATAAAAAGAAAATCATCATACTTGGTGGCGGTCCTAATAGGATAGGTCAAGGTATAGAATTTGATTATTGTTGTGTCCACGCTTCTTTGGCTCTTAGAGAACATGGATATGAAACTATCATGGTTAATTGTAATCCAGAAACTGTTTCTACCGATTATGACACATCAGACAGACTATATTTTGAGCCATTGACTCTAGAAGATGTATTGGAGATTGTTTATAAAGAGAAGCCTATAGGTACGATTGTGCAGTATGGTGGGCAAACCCCATTGAAGCTGGCGCGTGCATTGGAGGCAAACGGAGTTCCAATAATAGGTACTAGCCCTGAGAGTATAGATATAGCAGAAGATCGTGAACGTTTCCAAAAATTGTTAGCAAAAATAGGTTTACGCCAACCTTCTAATCGTACAGCTCGTACAGAAGTAGAGGCTTTAGCATTGGCTTCTGAAATCGGTTACCCATTAGTGGTTAGGCCTAGTTATGTGCTTGGTGGTAGAGCTATGGAGATAGTTCATGAACAAAAAGATCTTGAAAGATATATGAGAGAGGCTGTAAAAGTTAGTAATGACTCTCCAGTCTTACTAGATAGTTTTCTTAATAACGCCACTGAGGTTGATGTAGATTGTTTGTCTGATGGAGAAGATGTTTTTGTTGGTGGGGTTATGGAACATATAGAGCAGGCTGGAGTCCATTCTGGTGATTCTGCTTGTAGTATCCCTCCTTATTCACTTTCTTCAGATATAGTTGATGAGATAAAACGTCAGACTAGATTAATTGCTAGGTCTTTAAACGTTAAAGGACTTATGAATACCCAATTTGCAGTTCAAGATGGGGATATCTATGTATTGGAGGTTAATCCTAGGGCTTCTCGTACTATTCCTTATGTATCAAAAGCAACTGGATTGCAATTGGCTAAGGTAGCAGCGTTGGTTATGTCTGGCATAAGCCTATCATCTCAAAATATTTCTGAAGAATCTAAATCGTCTTATTTCTCTGTTAAAGAGGCTGTTTTCCCTTTTTCTAAATTTCCTGGAGTAGATACTATACTTGGCCCAGAAATGAAATCTACCGGTGAGGTTATGGGTATTGGCAAAACTTTTGCTGAGGCTTTTGTTAAAGCTCAGCTTGGTGCTGGTGTTCGTTTGCCTGAAACTGGAACAGTTTTTATTAGCGTAAAGGACCAAGATAAATTATTAGCGATAGATGTAGCAAAAGGATTACAATCATTAGGTTTTCATCTTGTTGCTACCAAGGGGACCGCTGCTAAACTTATGTCTGCAGGAGTTAAGGTAAGGGAGGTAAATAAAGTTAATGAAGGGCGTCCTAACATAGTTGACATGATACGTAATGGTGAAATAGCTTTGGTTGTTAACACAGTGGAAGAAAGGCGTAATGCGATAGTAGATTCTAAAACTATTAGGGTACAGTCATTGGCCAATCATGTAGTATGTTTTACTACTATAGCAGGCGCTAGAGCTGCTGTTGATGGGATGCAATATTTACGTAATGAAGAGGGGTTGAAAGTCTATTCACTGCAGGGCATACATTCTTCTTTATGTAAGTAG
- the greA gene encoding transcription elongation factor GreA: MSSIPLTVKGAELLTKELYHLKTVERPNIIEAISEARSHGDLSENAEYDAAREKQGFIENRISKIENILFNAQIIDPLSVDNDGRIVFGATVKLEDLNSGAQLSYQIVGDMEADIKSGLISISSPMARAMIGKEEGDIIEVKAPSGNYGYEIINVSYI, translated from the coding sequence ATGTCTTCTATTCCCCTAACCGTTAAAGGGGCAGAGCTTTTAACTAAGGAATTGTATCATTTGAAAACTGTAGAGCGCCCTAACATAATAGAGGCTATCTCAGAGGCTCGTTCCCATGGCGACTTGTCAGAAAATGCTGAATATGATGCTGCTCGTGAGAAACAAGGATTCATTGAAAATAGGATATCTAAAATTGAAAATATTTTATTTAATGCTCAGATAATAGATCCGCTATCTGTAGATAATGATGGTCGTATAGTATTCGGAGCTACAGTCAAGCTGGAAGATTTAAACTCAGGAGCCCAGCTTTCTTATCAGATTGTTGGCGATATGGAGGCAGATATAAAATCTGGACTAATATCTATTTCTAGCCCAATGGCAAGGGCTATGATAGGTAAGGAAGAAGGTGATATTATTGAGGTGAAAGCTCCTTCCGGTAATTATGGATATGAGATTATAAATGTATCTTATATTTAA
- a CDS encoding YhbY family RNA-binding protein, protein MYTVESRNQKQNKLKADSHKLKPIVIISHKGFTFPVHKEIDVALNTHELIKIKINKNEKKEREEIVYKICNDLSCTLIKIIGKIAVLYRKNI, encoded by the coding sequence ATGTATACCGTAGAATCAAGAAACCAAAAACAAAACAAATTAAAAGCCGACTCCCATAAATTAAAACCTATTGTCATAATTAGTCACAAAGGCTTTACTTTTCCTGTTCACAAGGAGATTGATGTTGCATTAAACACACATGAATTAATAAAAATAAAAATAAACAAAAACGAGAAAAAAGAAAGAGAAGAAATAGTCTATAAAATTTGCAACGATCTTAGTTGCACGTTAATTAAAATTATAGGAAAGATCGCAGTTCTATACAGAAAAAACATATAA
- a CDS encoding RlmE family RNA methyltransferase — translation MSSYKSSKKWINQHINDPYVKLAQQRGYRSRAAFKLIELLETENLSFRNGARVIDLGSSPGSWSQVMYEQLSKSNMVSNSRIIALDLLPMDPIPGVEFIQGDFRDQDIIDKLEKTLSNQLVDIVISDMAPNLSGIREVDSVRICHVCELVLDFAVKHLKRSGVIIIKSFHGSGFSQIVYLYKKFFKRVLECKPKSSRYKSSETFLIARNLK, via the coding sequence ATGTCTAGTTATAAATCTTCAAAAAAATGGATAAATCAACATATAAACGATCCATATGTCAAGTTAGCACAACAAAGGGGCTATCGTTCTAGAGCAGCATTTAAATTGATAGAACTATTAGAGACAGAAAATCTATCTTTCCGTAATGGAGCAAGAGTGATAGATTTAGGATCTTCTCCTGGTAGTTGGTCTCAAGTCATGTATGAACAGTTAAGCAAATCCAATATGGTTTCAAATAGTCGTATAATAGCACTAGACCTTTTGCCAATGGATCCAATCCCAGGTGTAGAGTTTATACAAGGTGATTTTCGCGATCAAGATATTATTGATAAGTTAGAAAAAACATTATCAAATCAGTTAGTTGATATTGTAATTTCTGATATGGCCCCCAACCTATCAGGTATAAGAGAAGTTGATTCTGTGCGTATATGCCATGTCTGTGAGCTTGTCCTTGATTTCGCTGTTAAGCACCTTAAGAGAAGTGGTGTCATCATAATCAAATCTTTTCATGGAAGTGGTTTTTCACAGATCGTTTATCTGTATAAGAAATTCTTTAAAAGAGTTCTAGAATGTAAACCTAAGTCTTCAAGATATAAATCATCAGAGACATTTCTGATAGCGCGTAATTTGAAGTAG
- the ftsH gene encoding ATP-dependent zinc metalloprotease FtsH — translation MDSSFSKVAVWVGIALALFSIFKHFDGNSKFQDHYTYTQFMDDVRDGHIKRVEVQGDVLRVLSDNNRFYSLTSPGDLWMVSDLLKHGVQVIGKPREEPSFLASVFISWFPMLLLIGVWVFFMRQMQGGGRGGAFSFGKSRAKMLEDPENKTTFADVAGCDEAKEDVQELVDFLKEPSRFQKLGGRIPRGVLMIGSPGTGKTLLARAVAGEANVPFFSISGSDFVEMFVGVGASRVRDMFDNAKKHSPCIIFIDEIDAVGRQRGAGVGGGNDEREQTLNQMLVEMDGFEAGQGVVVIAATNRPDILDPALLRPGRFDRQVVVSLPDIKGREQILNVHMRKVPLSDNVSSNILARGTPGFSGADLANLVNESALFAARRNARVVDMSDFEKAKDKLVMGAERRSVVMPEEERRNTAYHESGHAVVAKMLPKTDPVHKVTIVPRGMALGVTMQLPEKDRYSMDRERLLNMIAVLFGGRIAEEVFMGQMTTGASNDFERATNIARDIVTRYGMTKELGPMVYAENENEVFLGRSVTKTVHMSEATMQKVDSEIRRIIDEQYSIARNIIESNKDIIENMAESLLEHETIDYNQIENIVSRNFLKKDIDRNIVSE, via the coding sequence TTGGATAGTTCTTTTTCAAAAGTTGCTGTTTGGGTAGGAATTGCCCTAGCGCTTTTTAGCATATTTAAACATTTTGATGGAAATAGTAAATTTCAAGATCATTATACATATACACAATTTATGGATGATGTCAGAGATGGTCATATTAAGAGAGTAGAGGTTCAAGGTGATGTTTTAAGGGTTTTATCTGATAATAATCGTTTTTATTCATTAACATCCCCTGGTGATTTGTGGATGGTTTCTGATTTGCTCAAACATGGTGTTCAGGTTATAGGAAAACCAAGAGAAGAGCCTTCATTTTTAGCTAGTGTTTTTATTTCATGGTTCCCTATGCTTCTTTTAATAGGAGTTTGGGTTTTCTTCATGAGGCAAATGCAAGGTGGAGGACGAGGAGGAGCATTTAGTTTTGGAAAATCAAGAGCCAAGATGTTGGAAGATCCTGAAAACAAGACAACATTTGCAGATGTTGCTGGATGTGATGAAGCCAAAGAGGATGTCCAAGAACTGGTAGATTTTTTAAAGGAGCCATCAAGGTTTCAGAAACTTGGTGGACGTATACCTAGAGGTGTTTTAATGATAGGATCACCGGGAACAGGAAAAACTTTGCTGGCTAGAGCAGTTGCAGGTGAGGCTAATGTTCCTTTCTTTAGTATCTCTGGTTCTGATTTTGTTGAAATGTTTGTTGGAGTTGGCGCTTCTCGTGTAAGGGATATGTTTGATAATGCAAAAAAACATTCGCCATGTATTATTTTTATAGATGAGATTGATGCTGTTGGTCGTCAGCGAGGAGCAGGTGTTGGAGGTGGTAATGACGAGCGTGAACAAACATTAAATCAAATGTTGGTTGAAATGGATGGGTTTGAGGCTGGACAAGGTGTTGTCGTAATAGCCGCCACAAACAGACCAGATATACTTGATCCTGCTTTGTTGCGTCCAGGGCGTTTTGATCGACAGGTTGTAGTTTCCTTGCCTGATATAAAAGGTCGTGAGCAGATACTTAATGTGCATATGCGCAAAGTGCCATTATCAGATAATGTTAGCTCAAATATATTGGCTAGAGGAACTCCTGGCTTTTCTGGAGCGGATCTTGCTAATTTAGTAAATGAGTCGGCTTTATTTGCAGCTAGACGTAATGCTCGTGTTGTTGATATGTCTGATTTTGAGAAAGCTAAAGATAAATTAGTTATGGGGGCTGAGAGGCGTTCAGTAGTTATGCCAGAAGAAGAGAGACGTAATACTGCATATCATGAGTCTGGACATGCTGTTGTAGCAAAAATGTTACCTAAAACGGATCCAGTTCATAAAGTCACAATAGTGCCTCGTGGAATGGCTCTTGGAGTAACTATGCAATTGCCAGAAAAAGATAGATATAGTATGGATAGAGAGAGGCTGTTGAATATGATAGCAGTCCTTTTTGGAGGCAGGATTGCAGAAGAGGTGTTTATGGGTCAGATGACTACTGGAGCTTCCAATGATTTTGAAAGAGCCACTAATATTGCTAGAGATATAGTAACTAGATATGGCATGACAAAAGAACTTGGTCCTATGGTTTATGCTGAAAATGAAAATGAAGTATTCTTAGGTAGGAGTGTTACTAAAACAGTGCATATGTCTGAAGCAACTATGCAAAAAGTTGATTCTGAAATAAGACGAATTATTGACGAGCAATATTCTATTGCTCGTAATATTATAGAATCTAACAAAGATATTATAGAAAATATGGCTGAAAGTTTATTAGAGCATGAGACTATTGATTATAATCAGATAGAAAATATAGTTTCTAGAAATTTTTTAAAAAAAGATATTGATAGAAATATAGTGAGCGAATAA
- the folP gene encoding dihydropteroate synthase: protein MDKKFQCGRFEFSLDRPIVMGIINVTPDSFSDGGDYYSIDSAIERAHNMINEGVDILDIGGESSRPGSDRISSSEELKRLLPVIESLKDCGVPLSIDTYKPDIMKHAIDMNVDMINDICGFTRAGALEVVAPSNCGLCVMYMNGDISNMHDCFPKMDVVEESKIFFTKQLNNLLTCSPSIKNRVVLDPGLGFGKTIEQNYYMINHLEELRVFSCPLMVGVSRKSMIGKIVDRSVTDRLCSSVSCALISVMYGANIVRVHDVAETVDSLKILSAIKQGIFL, encoded by the coding sequence ATGGATAAAAAATTTCAATGTGGTCGATTTGAATTTTCCTTAGATCGACCAATTGTTATGGGAATAATTAATGTGACACCAGATTCATTTTCAGATGGCGGTGATTATTATTCAATTGATTCCGCTATAGAACGTGCACATAATATGATTAATGAAGGGGTGGATATATTAGATATAGGAGGAGAGTCCAGTCGTCCTGGTTCTGACAGGATATCTTCTTCTGAGGAATTAAAGCGATTGCTTCCTGTGATAGAATCATTGAAAGACTGTGGCGTTCCATTATCTATAGATACTTATAAACCAGATATCATGAAGCATGCAATTGATATGAATGTAGATATGATAAATGACATTTGTGGTTTTACTAGAGCAGGAGCTTTGGAGGTTGTGGCGCCATCAAATTGTGGATTATGTGTCATGTACATGAATGGTGACATTAGTAATATGCACGATTGTTTTCCTAAAATGGATGTTGTAGAAGAGTCTAAGATTTTCTTTACAAAACAATTGAACAATTTGTTGACGTGTAGCCCTAGCATTAAGAATAGGGTTGTATTGGATCCTGGTTTAGGTTTTGGTAAAACAATAGAGCAAAATTATTATATGATAAACCATCTTGAAGAATTGAGAGTTTTTTCTTGTCCTTTGATGGTTGGGGTTTCCAGGAAGTCTATGATTGGCAAGATAGTTGATCGGTCAGTAACGGATCGTCTATGTTCTAGTGTTTCTTGTGCCTTAATTTCAGTTATGTATGGAGCAAATATAGTTAGAGTTCATGATGTGGCAGAGACTGTAGATTCTTTAAAAATTCTTAGTGCTATAAAGCAAGGTATTTTTCTATGA
- the glmM gene encoding phosphoglucosamine mutase, with translation MKQYRKYFGTDGIRGIVGSCNMNHDFVFRVGYAAGIFFSEKINKNKECFVVTGMDTRSSSPMISSAIKAGLLAAGVNIFDVSLDAIPTPAIAYLVKYFNADAGIVVSASHNPYNYNGIKFFSSLGTKLSEEDESNIELYIEKPALYANREKFGKISLISNAEDLYLKFCKSAFLNNVDLYGFKIVIDSANGAAYRIAPSLFRDLGAKVFSMGSEPDGININDKSGSSFSELLVKEVRRTKSHLGIAFDGDADRVQMVDHNGHVFNGDELLYMIIIDRMRSCKVEGVVGTHMTNYGFELAMSRLGVKFDRANVGDRSVYEKMCRRGWIYGGESSGHLLCLDRHTTGDGIIAALQVLSAMVNCRTKKLSDLLKDVYMYPQIITNIDWDLSQDWRDCSSLVDSYNRAKDLLVGNGRVLIRKSGTEPVLRIMVEAKSIDIAKECSWDIVSSIHI, from the coding sequence ATGAAACAATATAGAAAATATTTTGGCACAGATGGAATTCGCGGGATAGTCGGTAGTTGTAATATGAATCATGATTTTGTTTTCAGAGTGGGGTATGCCGCTGGTATTTTTTTCTCTGAAAAGATAAATAAAAACAAAGAATGTTTTGTTGTTACAGGAATGGATACAAGATCTTCTAGTCCTATGATATCTTCAGCTATTAAAGCTGGGCTTCTTGCAGCAGGGGTTAATATATTTGATGTTAGTTTAGATGCTATTCCTACTCCTGCTATAGCATATCTAGTTAAATATTTTAATGCTGATGCTGGTATAGTAGTTAGTGCTTCTCATAATCCTTATAATTATAACGGCATAAAATTCTTTTCTTCTTTAGGGACAAAGTTATCAGAAGAAGATGAATCAAACATAGAATTGTATATAGAAAAGCCGGCTCTTTACGCAAATAGAGAAAAATTTGGAAAGATAAGTCTTATTTCTAATGCAGAGGATCTTTATCTAAAGTTTTGTAAAAGCGCCTTTTTAAATAATGTTGATCTTTATGGATTCAAGATAGTTATAGATTCTGCCAACGGTGCAGCTTATAGGATAGCTCCTTCTCTTTTTAGAGATTTAGGGGCTAAAGTTTTTTCTATGGGATCTGAGCCTGATGGTATTAATATTAATGATAAATCTGGATCTTCTTTTTCTGAATTATTAGTAAAGGAGGTTAGAAGAACCAAATCACATTTAGGAATAGCCTTTGATGGTGATGCTGATCGTGTACAAATGGTTGATCATAATGGCCATGTTTTTAATGGTGATGAGTTGTTATATATGATCATTATAGACAGGATGAGATCATGTAAGGTGGAAGGGGTAGTAGGAACTCACATGACAAATTATGGCTTCGAGTTAGCCATGAGCAGACTGGGGGTTAAATTTGATCGAGCTAATGTTGGCGATAGATCTGTATATGAGAAAATGTGTAGAAGAGGCTGGATATACGGTGGAGAGAGCTCAGGCCACTTGTTATGTTTAGACCGTCATACAACAGGTGACGGTATTATCGCTGCTCTGCAGGTTTTATCGGCCATGGTCAATTGCAGAACAAAAAAACTGTCAGATTTATTGAAAGATGTGTATATGTACCCCCAGATTATTACTAATATCGATTGGGATCTAAGCCAAGATTGGCGTGATTGTAGTAGTTTGGTAGATTCCTATAATAGGGCTAAGGATCTATTAGTTGGTAATGGAAGAGTATTAATTAGAAAATCAGGGACAGAGCCGGTTCTAAGAATAATGGTTGAGGCTAAAAGTATTGATATTGCCAAAGAATGTAGTTGGGATATAGTGTCTAGTATTCATATTTAA